Proteins co-encoded in one Spirosoma endbachense genomic window:
- a CDS encoding NAD(P)/FAD-dependent oxidoreductase, whose product MTADFLIVGQGIAGSVLAWILDQRGCSVLLADDPGLPSASAVAAGIVNPLTGRKLVRTWKADELFPFLHQFYSQIEQELAVRFFHPKNIYRPFRSLAEQTDYLAITADPEIQSYVSKLVDNQSYSQYINNPFGGLEVTQSGWVDLTELTRIIKGYFIRKNQYYEGRVSSIDLIIKDESVEWKGIKINKVIFCDGVQARENLLFDWLPYNPVKGQILTAVVENYPITSIVNQGVFILPIRSGLLRIGATYSWHDLDWQTTDDGRSFLESKVRAVLKVPYQVVAQQAGIRPSTKDRRPFVGIHPEHPAVGIFGGMGTKGVSLAPYLAEQFARHLLDGEELEPEANISRYVSLL is encoded by the coding sequence ATGACTGCCGATTTTTTGATAGTAGGGCAGGGGATAGCCGGGTCTGTGCTGGCCTGGATACTTGATCAACGTGGTTGTTCTGTATTACTGGCCGATGATCCTGGGCTTCCATCAGCCTCGGCGGTAGCAGCCGGGATCGTTAATCCGCTTACCGGCCGGAAATTGGTTCGTACCTGGAAAGCTGATGAGTTGTTTCCTTTCCTTCATCAGTTTTATTCTCAGATTGAACAGGAACTCGCTGTTCGCTTTTTTCATCCTAAAAATATTTACCGTCCCTTTCGCTCACTGGCCGAGCAAACCGATTATCTCGCCATTACAGCTGACCCCGAAATTCAATCGTATGTCTCAAAATTGGTTGATAATCAGTCCTATAGCCAGTATATAAATAACCCATTCGGGGGTTTGGAAGTAACCCAGTCGGGATGGGTAGACTTAACTGAACTGACCAGAATTATAAAGGGGTATTTTATACGAAAAAATCAATATTACGAAGGCCGGGTGTCTTCTATTGATCTGATAATTAAGGATGAAAGTGTAGAATGGAAAGGCATCAAAATAAATAAAGTCATATTTTGTGACGGCGTTCAGGCCCGCGAGAATTTGTTATTTGACTGGCTGCCGTATAATCCCGTTAAAGGGCAAATTCTGACAGCGGTTGTCGAGAATTATCCTATTACATCGATAGTAAATCAGGGTGTTTTTATTTTGCCAATTCGGAGTGGATTGCTTCGGATTGGGGCTACTTATTCCTGGCATGACCTGGATTGGCAAACGACCGATGACGGGCGATCGTTTTTAGAGTCGAAAGTTCGTGCGGTTTTGAAGGTTCCTTATCAGGTTGTTGCACAACAGGCTGGTATTCGACCATCAACTAAAGACCGTCGGCCGTTTGTGGGTATTCATCCAGAGCATCCGGCAGTTGGTATTTTTGGGGGTATGGGCACCAAAGGGGTCTCATTAGCTCCCTATCTGGCTGAGCAATTTGCGCGGCATTTATTAGATGGCGAAGAATTAGAGCCGGAAGCGAATATTAGCCGTTATGTTTCGTTATTATAG
- the cmk gene encoding (d)CMP kinase, protein MPKIVIAIDGYSSCGKSTTAKAVAAKMGYGYIDTGAMYRAVTLFFLQERVSFSNKKEIEAALDRIHITFKHNARTGKNETCLNGLNVEEEIRKMYISNLVSEVSAIPEVRWAMVAQQQKMGRRRGLVMDGRDIGTKVFPNAEIKVFMTAETYIRAKRRQQELLAKGELVGLEEIIKNIEKRDLIDTTRSESPLVQAPDAILLDTSHMTIEEQVDWVIELADRRLAEIHRLKTKVIG, encoded by the coding sequence ATGCCGAAGATAGTGATTGCCATAGACGGATATTCCAGTTGCGGAAAAAGTACGACGGCTAAAGCCGTAGCCGCCAAAATGGGTTACGGTTACATCGACACGGGTGCTATGTATCGTGCTGTAACGCTGTTCTTTCTTCAGGAACGGGTTTCGTTTTCCAATAAAAAAGAAATTGAAGCTGCTCTTGACCGCATTCATATTACATTCAAGCATAACGCTCGCACGGGTAAGAATGAAACCTGTTTGAACGGGCTGAATGTAGAAGAAGAAATCCGCAAGATGTACATTTCCAATCTGGTCAGCGAAGTGAGCGCCATCCCCGAAGTTCGTTGGGCAATGGTAGCCCAGCAGCAGAAGATGGGACGTCGGCGAGGACTTGTGATGGATGGCCGGGATATTGGAACCAAAGTTTTCCCGAATGCTGAGATCAAAGTTTTCATGACCGCCGAAACGTATATTCGGGCTAAACGGCGTCAGCAGGAGTTGTTGGCAAAGGGCGAATTGGTCGGTCTGGAAGAAATTATTAAAAATATCGAAAAGCGGGATTTAATTGACACCACTCGCTCCGAAAGCCCACTCGTACAAGCACCTGATGCCATTCTACTGGATACATCGCACATGACTATTGAAGAGCAGGTCGATTGGGTTATTGAACTGGCAGATCGGCGGCTGGCAGAGATACATCGGTTAAAAACGAAAGTAATAGGGTAA
- a CDS encoding GNAT family N-acetyltransferase, with product MTTTLITFQLSLGRLRPWREGDEDSLARHASNRRIWNNVRDFFPYPYTPRDAHSWVRSNKSYQQPNNLAVEVDGQAVGNIGFTIKDDIYRYNAEIGYWLSEDYWGQGIMSEAVPIMTDYIFKNFQVNRIFACVLDGNVGSMRVLEASGYRHESVHLKAAVKNNQYLDEHIFAMLRSEFRELNR from the coding sequence TTGACCACTACATTGATCACATTTCAACTTTCTCTTGGTCGACTTCGTCCCTGGCGTGAGGGCGATGAAGATTCGTTAGCCCGCCATGCCAGTAACCGTCGTATCTGGAATAACGTCCGGGATTTTTTTCCGTACCCTTACACACCACGCGATGCCCATTCATGGGTACGATCCAATAAGTCTTATCAACAGCCTAATAATCTGGCTGTTGAGGTTGATGGGCAGGCAGTAGGGAATATTGGCTTTACGATTAAAGACGATATTTACCGCTATAATGCCGAGATTGGCTACTGGCTTAGCGAAGACTATTGGGGGCAGGGAATTATGAGTGAAGCCGTACCGATCATGACTGATTATATTTTTAAGAATTTTCAGGTCAATCGGATTTTTGCCTGTGTGCTGGATGGAAATGTAGGCTCGATGCGTGTACTGGAAGCATCTGGTTATCGACACGAATCCGTACATCTTAAAGCCGCTGTAAAGAACAATCAATACCTGGACGAGCATATTTTTGCCATGTTACGTTCAGAATTTAGAGAGTTGAACCGATAG